The segment TCTCATCACTAATACTAACACTGTGTGACTAGCTAGCTAAACCAGCCCTAACAACCAACCACCCTGATtcaattgaattgaattgaataaCATTAGACGCACCGACGGCTAAGAACGGTGCCTATACACTAGCACTCCAAGCTTAATTACACTATGTGTAAACCAATTAGAAAATGTCACGAAACATTCTATAAACAAATTAGATATTTACTCTTAATAGTATTATACATATGTgcaaagtctcatattcaaattcaatatattttagctgtaacaaaaggtgaaaaaaaaacccgACAGTTTTAAGGGTAAAAATGTCAggattttgtcttttttatggctaaatataatgaaattgaagataagatttcacATGTAGGTGTAAAACTATTGGAAGTATGTGttcaattttttctagaattttttataACATTTGCTAATTGATATGTATAGTGTGTACATAAATAAAGCTTTTGTGCATAGAATATGTTCTCTAATTATAGGTGGACTATATATTCACGTAGTAACTACATTTGACTTGGTCGATGCATCGGCACAGATGAAATCATAGCTATTTAAAGCCCCCTACATTCCCGGGAAttctcatcgatcgatctcacctGCAGCAGCAAACGATCGAGCACCacacaccagcagcagcaagtcGATCGATCGTCAACACACACGACCAAGATCGAGATGGCTCGTGCACAGCTGGTGTTGGTCGCCCTCGTGGCAGCGGCTCTGCTCCTGGCGGGCCCACACACCACCATGGCCGCCATCAGCTGCGGCCAGGTCAACTCCGCCGTGTCGCCCTGCCTCAGCTACgcccgcggcggctccggcccGTCGGCGGCCTGCTGCAGCGGCGTCAGGAGCCTCAACTCCGCCGCCAGCACCACCGCCGACCGCCGCACCGCCTGCAACTGCCTCAAGAACGTGGCCGGCAGCATCAGCGGCCTCAACGCCGGCAATGCCGCCAGCATCCCCTCCAAGTGCGGCGTCAGCATCCCCTACACCATCAGCCCCTCCATCGACTGCTCCAGGTAATCATCCATCAATATGATAGATTTATACTATCGTTTTGCATAtgatcatctaattaattaagtacatataaattaatttgtgCGTGTACATACGTGCAGCGTGAACTAATCTGATCGATCGCTACCGGAGGATGACATGCAGCGCCGGCCGAGATGCAGCTGTCGTCTCACGCTTTGTATCTTGTGTTATCTGTGTTTATGCTGAATAAAatgagagctagctagctaggtcgaTCCATCGCCATGCATACATGGTTGATCGCCCGGCCGGTCACTACGCTATCTGTTTCCTTAATTTATTCGTCGATCGACTATACGTACCTGAGAGCTAGAGATCAGTTTTTGTACCATATGCATATGTACTTCTGCATGTACACGGAGTACTACTTGTACTACGTGCGTGTACGTTGTGGATTATACATAGATATATAGCTCTTTTTCGTATATAAATACATGTTCTACACCGATTACTCCATCTTCCTGGcattacacatatatacaaacttGGGTAAAAAAACAGTACTGTGTTAATTTGtcttgaaatatatatactctaataatcaattaataaattactcccttcatctcgaaatatataagcatttttaaaatagcgtcaagtcaaatatttttaactttggttattaatagcaaaaaaatcaataatgtaaaattgatattactagatttatcattaaacaaactgccataatatgcaactctttttatttaaaatatgcTGAGTTtcagaggagaagaaaagagaagattgagaagatacgcaaaacgaggtgtaccattagcgcatgattaattgagtattaactattttaaacttcaaaaatggattgatatgatttttcaaagcaaatttcatatagattttttttttgtaaaaacacaccatttagtagtgtaaaaaaacacaccgctAACGAAACAAACTTTCTCTCTTTCACATGCTGTTGAAAACAGccttacttttataaatattgttagTCAAAGTAGCATCGTGAAGACCATATCGAAGTCCAATaatacttatatttttggatggaattATTAATATAGTCAAAGCCGCACTTTGAAAGACTATTGAAAGGGGTAAAACTATGAGAACACATAATTAAGTTGTTCAACGAATACAATGTTGGAGTATTGTATTAATTAGATAGCCAACAGATATCTTGCAATCATCTGACCAAGCTTTATATGTctaccccgcaaaaaaaaaagatatgtctAGTTATAACTTACCTGACACATTTTATAGGCTCGCAGAGTGTGAGAATGATTATCCTATTTGCTGAGTACTGCTACATGTAttaaatttttcttactaaatttgtACTAACAATCGTCTTAACCGTTTGATTCAAGTAGatgaaagttataaaaaatctagatgcaCTCATAGCATGATATGtcagtgttagtaagaatttagtaagaaaaagttaatACGTGACTTTTCCCATAATAAAAAGGATACTTATTTTTTCTAGACCTTTAGAGTGAATATGATAACTTCTTCAATTTACTCTTGTTCTTTTGATATAATATAATGTTTGAAAAGATGGATGGACGATATACAGGCAGGCCGGTgtattaatatatatagttcctaaAGTTTCATGTTCTTCATTTGAATCGGATGCACTGCAGGCCGGCCTTGTTTCATTTCTCCTGGCGAAGAAGCCCTTGGCCCAAATACACGTCAAATTAATCTCAAATATGGAAAAGAAGCTATGTCATGCATAAATATTTATTCATTTggatcatactccctccgtcccagaaaatATCAATTCCAATCCTAAGAAGAAAATAGTGAAGagtaaaaatgaccaaaatacctctTATTGTTGGAAAAGGTAGTAGTAGTGATAGGTAGGTAAAAGGTATTTAAAggataaaacttctcgttttgTGTGCTGAGAGCAGTTAAGATgatagaagttgatttttttgggacaaaatttaaactAAGATAAGTTTTATTTGGATAGGGGGAGTATATACAAGGGAAAGGGCTTCATGGCCCATACATCCTAGCTTACTTATCCACTACTACAGAAGCACTAATCGGTGCCAGTTGAGAAACCCCCTTAGGTGCCGATTTTCTCAACCAGCACCACGGAAGTGGCATTGATTACTCGGGTCAAAACCGACATCTTTGAGATATacacgagccaaaaaaaaaacggctTGTTGTATCGAGCCGTCAAGCTGATCCCAAATAATAACCTAATCCCAAAATTGCGTCAAATCCATGAACACGTGAACTAAATTGCGTCAAATCCATGAACAGATGAACTATAGTAAAAGAATCCCTAGAAAAACAATGCATCTAGATCAAATAATACACATCTAGATCACATCAACATGAACAAATCAcaaagagggaggagaagagatggATCCACGGCCGCCAACACCGTCGCACCTCTAGCCAgctctctcccgccgccgcatgccACCTCCCGCCGCTGGGCCACCCCTCCGGACCGCCACCGGGTCACCGTCTCCCCTCCTgctagatctggcggaggggagggcccCGCCATATTGCCGCCTCCCTTCCcgctggatctggcggaggggagggtgccgccgcTTTCgggccgctgcctcccctcccgtcggCTCTGGCATAGGGGAGCACGCAGCCGTGCTGCCGCCggaccaccgcctcccctcccaccggatcTGGCGAAGTGGAGGGCCCCGCCATggtggatggaggaggaggagagaggagaaggaagaaatggagagaaagagggaagaagaagagaggaggaagtggACTGTGGGTGTGGGAGATAGagttcgagagagagaggggaggaagagataaggatgGGGGTAGATAGGGtggctcagctcggctcggtCGGTTCGGCAGATAGGTGTcggtttaaaaaaaaggcacttataatatattataggtcttggtttttaattaaccgacacctataatatattacagATGCCGGTTATTTCTTAAAAACCAACACTCATAGTATAAGTGTCGATTTTTCTttagaaccaacacctatagttgtttaaaggtgtcggttttttatgTTTTCATCCAGTTGAGGTGGGAAAAACATTATATATAGGTGCCAGTATTAGCATGTCCAGCACCTATAGTGCTAATATATATGTccctttttgtagtagtgatccCTCGGAATAATAGTAAACCAAACAATATTCTTATTCTGCAGGTGTgaacaaattaaatttagtTTTGTCTTGATCATTTGCCAACTATTCTTTTTAAGGTTAACTGTCGACTACTCGCATTTCTCATATACCCATCCTCCTGTGGAAAACCTCAACCCTCCTCCTAGTGGAAAACCTTGAGGACATGTACCGTAAAAGGGGAGCAAATACAGTCGACAGTAGATGGAGGGGAATAGCTCTGGTTTTCCCAACAGCCAACCACCAGCTGCTAAGCTAGCTCCCAATCGTATTGAATGAACGTATGGACACATGCACCGTCTAAACACCACAAACCCATCCCTGCTTTGTTAATTGCTCGATCTCTTGCAGCTGCGCATCTGTGCATGCATCCACACTAGCAACTCTACCTATTTAAGCCCCTGCATTCCCGCGTATTCTCCTCATCCATCTCATCATCAGCAACCAATTcgcaccgatcgatcgatcgatccagcaACTAGATCAACAGTACTAGCTAGGAAGCATGGCCCGTGCACAGTTGGTGTTGGTCGCCCTGGTGGCAGCtctgctcctcgccgccccgcacgccgccgtggcCATCACCTGCGGCCAGGTCAactccgccgtcgggccctgcCTGACctacgcccgcggcggcgccgggccgtCGGCGGCCTGCTGCAGCGGCGTGAGGAGCCTCAAGGCGGCAGCAAGCACGACCGCAGACCGGCGCACCGCCTGCAACTGCCTCAAGAACGCGGCCCGCGGCATCAAGGGGCTCAACGCCGGCAACGCCGCCAGCATCCCCTCCAAGTGCGGCGTCAGCGTCCCCTACACCATCAGCGCTTCCATCGACTGCTCCAGGTAATTAGTTAATCatctcatcatctctctctctatatatacatcTAATTCCGTtaaatataggagtatataattACGCATGGCTTTGCATGATGGAGTACTATATACATGTCATCTAATCTATATGTATGTGCGTGTGTGCAGGGTGAGCTGAGCCATCGATCAGAGACGGATCATATATATACAGCAGCGCGCCGGTTGCCACCTAGTAGATTCTGCCTGGGTCGATGTGTGGAGCCGAATTCTGTATCCAGTACTAGTAGTATCATATCTGTATTCTGGAATAAAAGATGAGCTAGCTAAGGTCTCGATCAatcaccatgcatgcatgtgtgtgcatCCATGGTTGATCGGCGGCCCGGTCACGCTAGCTagctttcttcttcttgtgtGTTCGTCTCGTACGTTTTGCTCCTTTTCGAGGGGTACGTGTACCAGAGAGAGCTAGAGATTCTACATGCATGTACTGCAACTCCTTGTACTACGTGCTTGTTTTGGATTATTACACATACATATAGCTCTTTTTCGTACATTTATAGCTCCTTGTAGAGCTCCATCTATCTCTGCGGCCTTGGCCTGTGTGCATCTTCCATAAGCCATTATCTCGATACATAATTGTTACTACCTCATCTAACAATagaagaagttttagagtttgacacaattattaagaaagtaaagTAAAATTAAATGGAGGATAAGTGTGATTAGTTGAGAATTGGAGGTGGGtgggaaaattgaatggtgaagagttgtgattggttgggtaAAGAagatgttatattttgggacaaattcaaaatactaaaagttgttatattttgggacggaagcgGCGGGCAAGCGTGGAAGTGGTCGGCAAGCGGTGGGTGGAGCAGCGATGGGCGAGCTCAGCGGTGGGCGAACGCGGCAACAGGTCGTGggcggaggtggccggaggaggagcgtaGCAACCATGGGTGAGCTCCGTCAGCCTACTCCGCCCGCCGCGTCATCGTCATCCTCACCATTGGCCGCGCCATCATCCTCGGAGGTGCTCCGCTCCTTCAAGGAGCTATGCTGCCTGCGTTTCAAGCTCACCATGGTAGAAGGCGTGCTGCCCGGGTCTCCTCTAtaccccaccgccgccaccccgctcCGCCCGCCGTCTTCTCCGGCTATCATCGTTCCTCCTGCCTGCTTCATGCATGGCTGCTCCGCCCGACGCCACCCCGCTTGCCCTGCTCCTGGCTGAtagaggatagagagaagagaattGGAGTGAGGATGATATatgggccccacaatttttaTTCCCTCTTTGCTAATTAGGaagccacgtcagcgaaaccacccatatatactgccatggAACCTATTTTGCACGGTTTCAAACATTTAAGGGGTAGACATTTTTGGTATTGGGGATTGAGGATGTCATATAAAATCAATGTAAAGTTAAGGGAAggtaggtgaacttattccttttgaaAACTAGGATTGGCTTTTGATGGGCTAGGATTGGCCCGTCCAATATTGGTAATAGGATTGAAGCCGATATAAAATATGGCCCATGGCCCACTgcaaattataattatattggcCCACTGATGAATGCTACCACTTAGAGCTGCCGAGCTTTGCTTGTGTGATTGATAGCACTATCCTATAGCTGTAGATGTTTAATTCAAGTTAACAGTGCCTTAATTAGCATTTATatatgcttttttaaaaaaacaaagttgatcaAGTACTCTTGTTTCTTTAAGATGGACACCTTCTTATGTTTATCTGCCTGTTATATTTTCCAGCAATTAAAACACATTAATTCTTCCTTGAGTAAAATTAAACTTAAGGTGGATACAAATAAGTGCAACGAAACACTTTCTGCGATGTGACAACTTG is part of the Oryza glaberrima chromosome 12, OglaRS2, whole genome shotgun sequence genome and harbors:
- the LOC127756995 gene encoding non-specific lipid-transfer protein 1; the protein is MARAQLVLVALVAALLLAAPHAAVAITCGQVNSAVGPCLTYARGGAGPSAACCSGVRSLKAAASTTADRRTACNCLKNAARGIKGLNAGNAASIPSKCGVSVPYTISASIDCSRVS
- the LOC127756994 gene encoding non-specific lipid-transfer protein 2, which encodes MARAQLVLVALVAAALLLAGPHTTMAAISCGQVNSAVSPCLSYARGGSGPSAACCSGVRSLNSAASTTADRRTACNCLKNVAGSISGLNAGNAASIPSKCGVSIPYTISPSIDCSSVN